The Halomicronema hongdechloris C2206 genome includes a window with the following:
- a CDS encoding Crp/Fnr family transcriptional regulator has product MVRTLTWNRDSTPVILGYWHVGDVVGQPLSRLCPYEVKCLTEVEVSALPANLWDQSLEAVFKHLQQVEELHCILRATSVLERLKCFLRWLAKKFGYKVKQGWLIDLRLTYQEISEAIGAKRITVKRLLTSLSKENLIMYNQGQLILLRKSETTSWIY; this is encoded by the coding sequence GTGGTTCGAACGTTGACCTGGAATCGAGATAGTACTCCAGTTATCTTGGGATATTGGCACGTAGGCGATGTGGTTGGCCAACCTCTGTCACGATTATGCCCTTACGAAGTTAAGTGTTTAACTGAAGTAGAGGTCAGCGCTTTGCCAGCTAATCTATGGGATCAGTCGCTAGAAGCGGTATTCAAGCACTTACAACAGGTAGAAGAATTACACTGCATTCTCCGAGCGACCTCTGTCCTGGAAAGACTGAAGTGTTTTTTGCGATGGCTAGCTAAAAAGTTTGGCTACAAGGTGAAGCAAGGCTGGTTGATCGATCTGCGTCTAACATACCAGGAAATTTCGGAAGCGATTGGTGCCAAACGAATTACCGTGAAGCGCTTACTGACTTCTCTCAGCAAGGAAAATCTGATCATGTACAATCAGGGTCAGCTAATTCTACTGAGAAAAAGTGAAACTACCAGTTGGATCTATTGA
- a CDS encoding metallophosphoesterase family protein translates to MPCHHHPVPTGIDWLDQMPVLNATDFLAIVDTFPQVRLVLFGHIHQAFAHHRLAQPGQPTVAFYGCPSTCLQVTPAIATPHCHLPGFRLLSLLADGSHRTQVQRVHSVPIPP, encoded by the coding sequence TTGCCCTGCCATCACCATCCCGTGCCCACCGGCATCGACTGGCTGGATCAGATGCCCGTGCTCAACGCCACCGATTTCCTCGCCATCGTAGACACCTTTCCCCAGGTGCGTTTGGTGCTGTTTGGTCACATCCATCAGGCGTTCGCCCACCACCGTTTGGCCCAGCCCGGGCAGCCAACGGTGGCCTTCTACGGCTGTCCTTCCACCTGTTTACAGGTCACCCCTGCGATCGCAACTCCCCACTGTCATCTGCCCGGATTTCGCCTGCTGTCCTTGTTGGCTGATGGTAGCCACCGCACTCAGGTGCAGCGAGTACACTCGGTTCCTATTCCCCCATGA
- a CDS encoding metal ABC transporter substrate-binding protein gives MALSFPGKGGVLASGLMLSVWLTGCTTSEVTSPANAPGGSETADMTADASTTPETDGKKKVLTTFTVLADMAQNVAGDKLNVESITRIGAEIHGYEPTPSDITKAQDADLILYNGMGLERWFEQFLGNVEDVPSALLTEDIEPIPIAEGPYADKPNPHAWMSPQNALVYVENIRKAFVELDPDNADTYNANAAAYSEQLNAIDKELQADLEQVPEQQRYLVSCEGAFSYLARDYDLQEIYMWPINSEQQFTPKQVQTVIEQVKSNDVPTIFCETTVSDEGQKQVAQTTGARFGGNLYVDSLSTEDGPVPTFLDLLEYDARIIANGLLAGANTQ, from the coding sequence ATGGCATTATCTTTTCCCGGCAAGGGGGGCGTCTTGGCCTCTGGTCTGATGCTGAGCGTCTGGCTGACCGGCTGTACGACCTCAGAGGTGACCTCTCCCGCCAATGCCCCCGGTGGTAGTGAGACTGCCGATATGACAGCGGATGCCTCTACTACCCCAGAGACTGATGGCAAGAAAAAGGTCCTGACCACCTTTACCGTCCTGGCAGACATGGCTCAGAACGTAGCCGGTGACAAGCTCAACGTGGAGTCTATCACGCGCATTGGTGCCGAGATTCACGGCTACGAGCCCACTCCTAGCGACATTACCAAAGCTCAGGATGCCGATTTGATTCTCTACAACGGTATGGGGCTGGAGCGCTGGTTTGAGCAATTCCTCGGCAATGTGGAGGATGTGCCCTCAGCCCTGCTGACCGAAGACATTGAGCCCATTCCGATCGCAGAGGGACCCTATGCCGATAAGCCCAATCCTCACGCTTGGATGTCGCCGCAAAATGCCCTGGTGTATGTCGAGAACATCCGCAAGGCTTTTGTGGAACTCGATCCAGACAACGCGGATACGTACAACGCCAACGCGGCAGCTTACAGCGAACAGTTGAACGCCATCGATAAGGAACTCCAAGCCGACCTGGAGCAGGTGCCTGAACAGCAGCGCTACCTGGTGAGCTGTGAGGGGGCGTTTTCCTACCTGGCTCGCGACTATGACCTGCAGGAAATCTACATGTGGCCGATCAACTCCGAGCAGCAGTTCACGCCGAAGCAAGTTCAAACGGTGATTGAGCAGGTGAAATCCAACGACGTGCCCACGATTTTCTGCGAAACCACCGTCAGCGACGAAGGTCAGAAACAGGTGGCACAAACCACGGGGGCGCGCTTCGGCGGCAACCTCTACGTCGACTCTCTCTCGACCGAAGACGGCCCGGTGCCGACCTTCCTCGACCTGCTGGAATACGATGCCCGCATTATTGCCAACGGTCTGCTGGCAGGGGCCAATACCCAGTAG
- a CDS encoding ABC transporter substrate-binding protein, whose product MGIPVAIVAEYLEPSPLGQAEWLKFTALFFNQEAQAEAEFAAIATEYEALTRLTASIQARPTVLTGFSYDGTWYVPGGQSYVAQLLEDAGADYLWAEVEQTGSVPLDFEAVCMTGQPKPMSGSMSVRVAESPGCDRN is encoded by the coding sequence GTGGGGATTCCGGTGGCGATCGTGGCGGAATACCTGGAGCCGTCGCCTCTGGGTCAGGCGGAATGGCTGAAATTCACGGCCCTGTTCTTCAATCAAGAAGCCCAGGCCGAGGCGGAATTTGCGGCGATCGCGACGGAGTACGAGGCGCTGACGCGACTGACTGCCTCGATTCAGGCGCGACCGACGGTGTTGACTGGCTTCAGCTATGACGGCACCTGGTATGTGCCGGGGGGTCAGAGCTATGTCGCCCAGCTCCTGGAAGATGCCGGGGCCGACTACCTCTGGGCCGAGGTAGAGCAGACCGGTAGTGTGCCCCTGGACTTTGAGGCGGTGTGTATGACCGGGCAGCCGAAGCCGATGTCTGGATCAATGTCAGTCCGAGTGGCAGAGTCGCCAGGATGCGATCGCAACTGA
- a CDS encoding metal ABC transporter ATP-binding protein, translating into MQTTLPRLDITVDNLSVVYSNAKLALYSAHCTVESGTITGLVGPNGGGKSTLFNAIMGFLQPSQGRIHIGGMPVQKAQKQQWMAYVPQSDAVDWNFPVSVFDVVMMGRYGYMNLMRIPGPRDRRLVMESLERVGMSEFRHHQIGELSGGQKKRAFLARALAQEGKVILLDEPFTGVDVKTEKRIVDLLMQLRDEGHTILVSTHDLASISTFCDRTILLNRTILASGTTQETFTQDNLEMTFGGLPVYSLNQMFQKVEVES; encoded by the coding sequence ATGCAGACAACTCTTCCCCGTCTCGATATCACGGTCGACAACCTCAGCGTTGTCTACAGCAACGCCAAACTCGCCCTTTACAGTGCTCACTGCACCGTCGAATCTGGCACCATTACCGGCCTGGTTGGTCCTAATGGGGGCGGTAAGTCCACGCTGTTCAATGCAATTATGGGGTTTTTGCAGCCCAGCCAGGGGCGCATCCACATCGGTGGGATGCCAGTGCAAAAGGCCCAAAAGCAACAGTGGATGGCCTATGTGCCCCAGTCTGATGCCGTGGACTGGAACTTCCCCGTCAGCGTGTTTGATGTGGTGATGATGGGGCGCTATGGCTACATGAACCTGATGCGCATTCCGGGGCCAAGGGATCGCCGGCTGGTGATGGAAAGCCTGGAACGCGTCGGCATGAGCGAGTTTCGCCACCATCAAATCGGAGAACTGTCGGGCGGCCAAAAGAAACGGGCGTTTCTGGCTCGGGCCCTGGCTCAGGAGGGCAAGGTGATCTTGCTGGATGAACCCTTTACCGGGGTGGATGTGAAGACCGAGAAGCGCATTGTGGATCTGCTGATGCAGTTGCGCGATGAAGGTCACACCATCTTGGTATCCACCCACGATTTGGCCTCGATTTCGACCTTTTGCGATCGCACCATTCTGCTCAACCGCACCATCCTGGCCTCTGGCACCACCCAGGAAACCTTCACCCAAGACAACCTGGAAATGACCTTTGGCGGCCTTCCCGTCTACAGCCTCAACCAGATGTTCCAGAAGGTGGAGGTGGAGTCATGA
- a CDS encoding metal ABC transporter permease codes for MSHFSPAFVLWDWLVEPLQYGFLIQAIWVSAFVGLVCAVLSCYITLKGWSLMGDAISHAVVPGVVMAYALGLPFAIGAFATGFGATVAIGYIKSKTRLKEDAVIGIVFTGFFAFGLVLVTRIPSNIDLFHILFGNVLGISQGDIVQTLIAGSVTLAVILLRRKDLLLFCFDPNHAKAIGLNTQVLYYTLLSTMALTIVAALQTAGIILVISMLVTPGSIGYLLSDRFDHMLGIAMGSSVLSCVFGTYLSYHLDVSTGGSIVVLLTLLFVVTMVFAPKYGIFAQESRKRLNKIMGEERSQQVVVDQA; via the coding sequence ATGAGTCATTTCAGTCCAGCGTTTGTGCTCTGGGACTGGCTGGTAGAACCGTTGCAGTATGGATTTCTGATTCAGGCCATCTGGGTCAGTGCCTTTGTGGGGCTGGTCTGCGCCGTGCTCTCGTGCTACATCACCCTGAAGGGCTGGTCGCTGATGGGGGATGCCATCTCCCACGCGGTGGTGCCGGGGGTGGTGATGGCCTATGCCCTGGGCCTGCCGTTTGCGATCGGGGCCTTTGCCACTGGCTTTGGGGCCACGGTGGCCATCGGCTACATCAAATCCAAGACACGCCTGAAGGAAGACGCCGTCATCGGCATCGTCTTCACCGGCTTCTTTGCCTTCGGTCTGGTGTTGGTGACCCGCATTCCCAGCAATATCGACCTGTTTCACATTCTGTTTGGCAACGTGCTGGGCATTTCTCAGGGAGACATCGTTCAAACCCTGATTGCCGGTTCAGTCACCCTGGCAGTGATTTTGCTGCGGCGCAAGGACCTGCTGCTGTTCTGCTTCGACCCCAATCATGCCAAGGCAATCGGCCTCAACACCCAGGTGCTGTATTACACGCTGCTGTCGACGATGGCCCTGACCATCGTGGCGGCGTTACAAACAGCGGGCATCATCCTGGTGATCTCCATGCTGGTGACGCCGGGGTCTATCGGTTATCTGCTCAGCGATCGCTTCGACCACATGTTGGGCATTGCCATGGGCAGTAGCGTCTTGTCCTGCGTGTTTGGCACCTACCTCAGCTATCACCTGGATGTCTCCACCGGCGGCAGCATTGTGGTGTTACTAACCCTGCTGTTTGTTGTAACCATGGTCTTCGCTCCTAAGTACGGTATTTTTGCTCAGGAATCCAGGAAACGGTTGAACAAAATCATGGGAGAAGAGCGAAGTCAACAAGTGGTTGTAGATCAAGCATAG
- a CDS encoding TonB-dependent receptor domain-containing protein encodes MKHTWMPLLTVAATGLVLPPAFADALSSMPVSSDEPSAASGDRAIAPAHSSDAGDGISGDATPVSTDAADLQSVPQSPSADRPRDDQLSLTPVRDTGPTAGTIAQTEEDEADAEEAPAALRINVTERILNQPVYTPFRRQGTVQEASRPVYVINREQIEAQGARTVDEALRYLPGILSEGTTGGRLGSLSGQFIRGSSSSQTLILLDGRPINEIGATGAFDLSNFTTDAVERIEVLPGGGSVLYGSNAIGGVINIITRRPLQAAGLETAAQASVGRFGFNDQVIQLRGTAEQGSWRVGYNRTAAENDFPFSLTTTDVEDTRSNADVLYNNVNVSLVGDLDARSQLRFGLLYLSKDLGIPGGVPVPGSISGGFNALTEDDRQYSENWLMDITFESALGQGDDSRLTARVYADLVDLTFTDAVADTPFELPSQSVTEQTSLGGQLQHAWQFTSHQNLTYGVDYRNVQAQRTTLNLTTDQRTEDYSDTITQVGLFARYQVDFTPRITANLGIRQDFNDLAAGSFTSFNLGTRVAVTETTSLRANFARNFRVPTLADLFFEPFNNPDLSPESGLSADVGIDQELGDRGLLRVTVYWSDIEDAISFDLATFTPQNIGRVRSIGIESELNYQLFKNVFAFANYTWNDPEILAGPNPDNDGNAVPFTHADSWNLGVAYESAQGLYAALFLHSISDVFVDRGNQESLDGRTTVDVKLRVPLGESFSVNASVNNLFDTQFEEFPGFQGWAAMFRWDCEARFNGSPRSWVSSGCPLISSESGARPSHLLVDLTRTHKMVNCWETVIQPPPGPLRRTVLLGALVVGLLGGCQDASGPTAAERSPAEATDSECVQAYDPDRDYFPDKVDLEYARGFSVTYHGHYKVVTVTHPWKNADTQFQYLLVQCGTPPPAGFEQAQVVDIPVNRVVALSTTHLPHFDRLHEVEALIGVGQFQQVNTPSVRRQIDQGQLQEFNSGNVLNWERLVEAAPDLVMAFATGEGDRDRYPA; translated from the coding sequence ATGAAACACACGTGGATGCCCCTGCTGACCGTCGCGGCAACGGGCTTGGTGTTGCCACCCGCCTTCGCGGATGCCCTGTCTTCGATGCCGGTTTCCAGCGATGAACCATCGGCAGCCTCGGGCGATCGCGCGATCGCCCCTGCCCACTCCAGCGACGCTGGGGACGGCATCTCTGGGGACGCCACTCCCGTGTCCACGGACGCGGCCGATCTACAATCGGTGCCCCAATCTCCCTCGGCGGACAGACCCCGGGACGACCAATTGTCCCTGACGCCAGTCAGGGATACAGGTCCGACGGCTGGGACGATTGCCCAGACAGAGGAAGACGAAGCGGACGCTGAAGAGGCTCCGGCGGCACTGCGAATCAACGTGACCGAGCGCATTCTCAATCAGCCCGTGTATACTCCCTTTCGGCGGCAGGGGACGGTGCAGGAAGCCAGTCGGCCCGTGTATGTGATCAACCGGGAGCAAATCGAAGCCCAGGGGGCGCGCACGGTGGATGAAGCCTTGCGCTATTTGCCGGGGATCTTGAGTGAGGGCACCACTGGGGGGCGGTTAGGCAGCCTGAGTGGGCAATTCATCCGAGGCAGCTCTTCGTCTCAAACGCTGATTCTGTTGGACGGTCGTCCTATTAATGAAATCGGGGCCACTGGGGCATTCGATCTGTCTAATTTCACGACCGATGCGGTGGAGCGCATCGAGGTGCTGCCGGGGGGAGGCTCGGTGCTGTACGGCTCTAATGCCATTGGCGGCGTGATCAATATCATCACCCGCCGTCCCTTGCAGGCAGCGGGGCTGGAGACAGCGGCCCAGGCGAGCGTGGGCCGCTTTGGGTTTAACGATCAGGTGATCCAGTTGCGCGGGACGGCAGAGCAAGGCAGCTGGCGGGTGGGCTATAACCGCACGGCCGCGGAGAATGACTTTCCCTTTAGCCTCACGACAACTGACGTTGAGGACACCCGCAGTAATGCTGACGTCCTGTATAACAACGTCAATGTCAGTCTGGTGGGCGACCTTGATGCGCGCAGTCAACTGCGATTTGGCTTGCTCTATCTCAGTAAAGACCTGGGCATACCGGGGGGGGTGCCTGTCCCCGGCAGCATTTCCGGCGGCTTCAATGCCTTAACCGAAGATGATCGCCAATACAGCGAAAACTGGCTGATGGATATCACCTTCGAGTCGGCATTGGGCCAGGGGGATGATTCCCGGTTGACGGCTCGCGTCTATGCCGATTTGGTCGATTTGACCTTCACCGATGCCGTGGCAGACACCCCGTTTGAATTGCCGTCCCAGAGCGTGACGGAGCAGACGTCGCTGGGGGGACAACTGCAGCATGCCTGGCAGTTCACCAGTCACCAGAACCTGACTTACGGCGTGGATTACCGCAATGTGCAGGCCCAGCGAACGACGCTGAATCTGACCACTGACCAGCGCACGGAAGACTACAGCGATACCATCACGCAAGTGGGGCTGTTTGCCCGCTACCAGGTCGATTTCACCCCCCGCATCACTGCCAACCTGGGCATTCGGCAAGATTTCAATGACCTGGCCGCTGGCTCGTTTACCTCCTTCAACTTGGGGACGCGGGTGGCCGTGACAGAGACCACCTCCTTGCGGGCCAATTTTGCCCGCAATTTCCGGGTGCCGACGCTGGCAGACCTGTTCTTCGAGCCGTTCAACAATCCCGATCTGAGTCCGGAGTCGGGGCTGAGTGCGGATGTGGGCATCGACCAGGAATTGGGCGATCGCGGGCTGCTGCGCGTCACGGTTTATTGGAGCGATATTGAGGACGCCATCAGCTTTGACCTGGCCACCTTCACGCCGCAAAACATCGGGCGGGTGCGATCCATCGGCATTGAGAGTGAACTGAACTATCAACTGTTTAAGAATGTGTTTGCCTTTGCCAACTACACCTGGAATGACCCAGAGATTCTGGCAGGCCCCAACCCCGATAATGATGGCAATGCCGTGCCCTTTACCCATGCCGATAGCTGGAATCTGGGGGTCGCCTACGAGTCCGCGCAGGGGCTGTATGCGGCGCTGTTTCTCCACTCTATCAGCGACGTGTTCGTGGATCGGGGCAATCAAGAGTCCCTCGATGGTCGCACCACGGTGGACGTTAAGCTGCGAGTCCCCCTGGGCGAGTCCTTCTCCGTCAATGCCAGTGTCAACAATCTCTTTGACACCCAATTTGAAGAGTTTCCGGGCTTCCAGGGGTGGGCCGCAATGTTCAGGTGGGACTGCGAAGCACGTTTTAACGGCAGCCCCCGATCGTGGGTGAGCAGCGGATGCCCCCTCATCTCTAGCGAATCCGGGGCGCGCCCATCCCACCTGTTGGTAGACCTGACGAGGACGCACAAGATGGTGAACTGCTGGGAAACCGTCATCCAACCCCCTCCGGGGCCACTGAGGCGCACCGTGCTCTTGGGGGCACTGGTGGTGGGCTTGCTGGGGGGGTGTCAGGATGCCTCCGGCCCAACCGCCGCAGAGCGATCGCCCGCTGAGGCCACTGATTCGGAGTGTGTGCAGGCCTATGACCCTGATCGCGATTATTTCCCCGACAAGGTTGACCTGGAGTATGCCAGGGGGTTTTCGGTGACCTACCATGGCCACTACAAGGTGGTGACGGTGACCCATCCCTGGAAAAACGCAGACACCCAGTTTCAGTACCTGCTGGTGCAGTGTGGCACGCCGCCGCCGGCTGGCTTTGAGCAGGCCCAGGTGGTCGACATTCCGGTGAACCGGGTGGTGGCCCTCTCGACCACGCACCTGCCCCATTTTGACCGGTTGCATGAAGTCGAGGCGCTGATTGGGGTAGGCCAATTTCAGCAGGTGAATACGCCCAGCGTGCGCCGCCAGATTGACCAGGGCCAGCTGCAGGAATTCAACTCGGGCAATGTCTTGAACTGGGAGCGGCTGGTGGAGGCGGCCCCCGACCTGGTGATGGCCTTCGCCACCGGGGAAGGGGACCGCGATCGCTATCCCGCTTGA
- a CDS encoding HupE/UreJ family protein: MNLYRVASEIVEAGRSWQPIALAASVIITGLLFRVLPVFAHHPFGGETPDTALTAFLSGLGHPVIGLDHLAFVIATGLVAVVMGRGLLVPIAVVIASMVGTGIHLISLDLPVPELVISASVLVFGSLLAMKTLPSNGIVVTLAALAGIFHGHAYGEAIFGAEMGPLVAYLLGFAVIQLAIAVVAFWLGGALLQPATESSGMALRFAGFVICGVGGTFLATLIVDTLLPA, from the coding sequence ATGAATTTATATCGTGTAGCCTCCGAAATAGTTGAGGCTGGTCGTTCTTGGCAACCCATTGCTCTGGCCGCGAGTGTAATAATTACGGGCCTTCTCTTCAGGGTACTCCCGGTTTTCGCTCATCATCCCTTCGGCGGGGAAACCCCCGATACGGCTCTGACAGCGTTTCTGTCAGGCCTAGGACATCCTGTTATCGGGTTGGATCACCTAGCTTTTGTGATTGCGACAGGCTTGGTGGCGGTGGTGATGGGCCGCGGGTTGCTTGTTCCCATTGCCGTTGTCATCGCCTCGATGGTGGGGACGGGCATTCATCTGATCAGCCTGGATCTGCCGGTGCCGGAACTGGTGATCTCGGCATCGGTGCTAGTGTTTGGCAGTTTGCTAGCGATGAAAACCCTGCCAAGCAACGGGATTGTGGTAACACTGGCTGCGCTTGCCGGTATTTTCCATGGCCATGCCTACGGTGAGGCCATCTTTGGGGCTGAAATGGGGCCGCTTGTGGCCTATCTGCTGGGATTTGCCGTGATTCAACTGGCGATTGCCGTGGTGGCCTTTTGGCTCGGCGGCGCTCTGTTGCAGCCAGCCACTGAGTCCTCGGGGATGGCACTTAGGTTCGCTGGGTTTGTCATTTGCGGCGTCGGCGGGACGTTTCTAGCGACCCTGATTGTCGATACGCTGCTGCCAGCGTAG